The proteins below come from a single Oscillospiraceae bacterium genomic window:
- the ruvA gene encoding Holliday junction branch migration protein RuvA, producing the protein MIYCLTGKIIKKTLDSVVISCGGVGYFVQIPATTGEALPPVGKEGTVYTIMNVTENDVSLYGFATEEQRDCFKMLTAVTGVGPKAGLSILSIMTPEKIALAASSGDHKAFTKAAGVGPKLAQRITLELKDKVGKGLAAGTGFAGGSAAPAPTSAPAQAVAALVSLGYAASDAAAAVARVDETLSVQEIITIALRSLSRI; encoded by the coding sequence ATGATCTACTGTCTAACCGGAAAAATCATTAAAAAGACGCTGGATTCCGTTGTGATCAGCTGCGGCGGGGTCGGCTATTTCGTGCAGATCCCCGCCACCACCGGCGAGGCTCTGCCCCCTGTCGGCAAAGAGGGCACCGTCTATACCATCATGAATGTGACCGAGAACGATGTCTCCCTCTACGGCTTTGCAACGGAGGAGCAGCGCGACTGCTTCAAGATGCTGACCGCTGTCACCGGTGTCGGCCCCAAGGCCGGGCTGTCGATCCTGTCGATCATGACGCCCGAAAAGATTGCCCTTGCCGCATCCAGCGGAGATCACAAGGCCTTTACCAAGGCGGCCGGCGTTGGGCCCAAGCTGGCCCAGCGCATCACGCTGGAACTGAAGGACAAGGTCGGCAAGGGTCTGGCCGCCGGCACCGGCTTTGCGGGCGGCAGCGCCGCCCCCGCGCCCACCTCCGCACCGGCGCAGGCTGTGGCCGCACTGGTCAGCCTTGGGTACGCCGCCTCCGATGCAGCCGCTGCCGTGGCCCGGGTGGACGAGACCCTCTCGGTGCAGGAGATCATCACGATCGCGCTGCGCAGCCTGTCGCGCATTTAA